CAAGGTAAACTGACAGGTCATAATACAGACGGCACCGGATTTATGAGAAGCTTGCAAGATATTGAAGTTGATCTTATTGGTAAAAAAATGACAATCATCGGTGCAGGTGGTGCAGCTACAGCAATTATTGTCCAAGCAGCTTTAGATGGAGTTAAGGAAATCACTGTTTATAATCGAAAAGATGATTTCTACGATAAAATCAAAGAAAAATTAGCGTATATTTCTGAAAATACTAACTGTACAATTAACTTACATGACTTGTCTGATGAAGCCGCTTTGGCTGAAGATGTAGCAGAAAGTGCCTTATTACTAAACGCAACTGGTGTGGGAATGAAGCCGTTAGAAGGTCAAACACCGATTCAAGATTATTCGATCATTCGGCCAGACTTAGCTGTCTGCGATGTTATTTATACACCCAGAGAAACAGAATTTCTTAAACAAGCCCGCTTACGTGGTGCAAAAACAAACAATGGATTAGGTATGTTGCT
The DNA window shown above is from Enterococcus sp. 12C11_DIV0727 and carries:
- the aroE gene encoding shikimate dehydrogenase, whose translation is MENKITGHTRLAALFATPIRHSVSPMIHNTAFQTLGIDAVYLAFEVGTEGLKQAIDSIKNLDMMGANLSMPNKILAVEYMDELSEAARLIGAVNTITNHQGKLTGHNTDGTGFMRSLQDIEVDLIGKKMTIIGAGGAATAIIVQAALDGVKEITVYNRKDDFYDKIKEKLAYISENTNCTINLHDLSDEAALAEDVAESALLLNATGVGMKPLEGQTPIQDYSIIRPDLAVCDVIYTPRETEFLKQARLRGAKTNNGLGMLLYQGAAAFEKWTGQEMPIAIVKPIIENN